From the genome of Nasonia vitripennis strain AsymCx chromosome 1, Nvit_psr_1.1, whole genome shotgun sequence, one region includes:
- the LOC103317274 gene encoding inhibitor of growth protein 3-like: MTTVALNQNVTVKLVVPGQLADPVIRNYLMGKSASNKNLLSDCVSSVESSDNNHKTKNENSTSPSSDKKIIERNKLKKNKSSCSNYKRSVDVSDWALKKANRVKSSNDQKPSSESRCQKETKDAMKRRKSEKSSIINKISSQMDVKKRKVSMSSSEEEFDIPSDPNEPVYCYCQKVSYGDMVAYDNDNECEIVWFHFGCVGLKSIPIGKWFCTECSKKKRDTGKNVRRSC; this comes from the exons ATGACCACAGTGGCATTAAATCAAAATGTGACAGTAAAATTAGTGGTACCAGGTCAACTAGCAGATCCAGTGATACGAAACTATCTAATGGGCAA ATCTGCAAGCAATAAGAATCTGCTCAGCGATTGCGTTAGCAGTGTTGAATCATCAGACAATAATCATAAGACTAAGAATGAAAACTCAACCAGCCCTTCAAGCGATAAGAAGATTATTGAGAGAAACAAGttaaaaaagaacaaaagtAGCTGCTCAAATTACAAAAGATCCGTCGATGTAAGCGATTGGGCCCTAAAAAAAGCTAATAGAGTAAAATCTAGTAACGATCAAAAACCATCATCCGAAAGTAGATGCCAAAAGGAAACTAAAGATGCTATGAAGCGAAGAAAGTCTGAGAAAAGTTCGATTATCAATAAGATATCCAGCCAAATGGACGTTAAAAAGCGAAAAGTCTCAATGTCGAGCTCTGAGGAAGAGTTCGATATTCCTTCTGACCCTAATGAGCCAGTTTACTGCTACTGTCAAAAGGTATCATACGGAGATATGGTTGCGTACGACAATGACAATGAG TGCGAGATAGTATGGTTCCATTTTGGATGCGTTGGTTTAAAATCAATTCCAATTGGAAAGTGGTTCTGTACAGAATGTTCTAAAAAGAAACGAGACACTGGAAAAAACGTTCGACGATCGTgctga